The Eleutherodactylus coqui strain aEleCoq1 chromosome 6, aEleCoq1.hap1, whole genome shotgun sequence genome window below encodes:
- the LOC136632012 gene encoding uncharacterized protein isoform X1: MYLWGLFGFLLAFAASGDCLQCMTCSAASPDSCSTTRIENCPDGRVCASQYKISKTNGVISQDYKRYCASQSECTLTGSFTYYSTSEKIATTCCFSDLCIPARPKVPSVNSEPNGLICPMCALPGDSCGANQNMNCTGNETMCLLLSSTTRTIGSQTVMTIIRGCASSGYCINTNVTSSPGEIHMETTYRCSNGTHTGTISNITFTTVAVPTKSTNQGTSHCSFSLSAILSLFIWFLLI, from the exons GTGATTGCTTGCAGTGTATGACTTGCAGCGCTGCCTCCCCGGATTCCTGCTCAACGACAAGAATTGAAAACTGCCCGGATGGCCGTGTGTGCGCATCTCAGTACAAAATATCGAAAACAA ATGGAGTCATCTCCCAGGATTATAAAAGATACTGTGCATCACAAAGTGAGTGCACGTTGACCGGGTCATTCACCTACTACTCTACGTCAGAGAAAATAGCCACAACGTGCTGCTTCAGTGACTTATGTATTCCAGCAAGACCCAAAG TACCAAGTGTGAATTCAGAGCCCAATGGACTGATTTGCCCCATGTGTGCTCTGCCTGGTGATTCATGTGGTGCCAATCAGAACATGAACTGTACTGGAAATGAAACGATGTGTCTTCTTCTGTCATCTACAACAAGAACTATAG GTTCCCAGACTGTGATGACAATAATTCGTGGCTGCGCCTCCAGTGGCTACTGCATTAACACTAATGTAACCTCCTCCCCTGGTGAAATCCATATGGAGACCACATACCGATGCTCTAATGGCACACATACTGGCACTATCTCCAATATTACTTTTACAACTGTAGCTGTACCAACAAAATCAACCAACCAGGGGACTTCTCACTGCAGCTTCTCACTGTCTGCCATCCTCTCGCTTTTCATTTGGTTTCTGTTAATCTAA
- the LOC136632012 gene encoding uncharacterized protein isoform X2, whose product MAIFAGDCLQCMTCSAASPDSCSTTRIENCPDGRVCASQYKISKTNGVISQDYKRYCASQSECTLTGSFTYYSTSEKIATTCCFSDLCIPARPKVPSVNSEPNGLICPMCALPGDSCGANQNMNCTGNETMCLLLSSTTRTIGSQTVMTIIRGCASSGYCINTNVTSSPGEIHMETTYRCSNGTHTGTISNITFTTVAVPTKSTNQGTSHCSFSLSAILSLFIWFLLI is encoded by the exons GTGATTGCTTGCAGTGTATGACTTGCAGCGCTGCCTCCCCGGATTCCTGCTCAACGACAAGAATTGAAAACTGCCCGGATGGCCGTGTGTGCGCATCTCAGTACAAAATATCGAAAACAA ATGGAGTCATCTCCCAGGATTATAAAAGATACTGTGCATCACAAAGTGAGTGCACGTTGACCGGGTCATTCACCTACTACTCTACGTCAGAGAAAATAGCCACAACGTGCTGCTTCAGTGACTTATGTATTCCAGCAAGACCCAAAG TACCAAGTGTGAATTCAGAGCCCAATGGACTGATTTGCCCCATGTGTGCTCTGCCTGGTGATTCATGTGGTGCCAATCAGAACATGAACTGTACTGGAAATGAAACGATGTGTCTTCTTCTGTCATCTACAACAAGAACTATAG GTTCCCAGACTGTGATGACAATAATTCGTGGCTGCGCCTCCAGTGGCTACTGCATTAACACTAATGTAACCTCCTCCCCTGGTGAAATCCATATGGAGACCACATACCGATGCTCTAATGGCACACATACTGGCACTATCTCCAATATTACTTTTACAACTGTAGCTGTACCAACAAAATCAACCAACCAGGGGACTTCTCACTGCAGCTTCTCACTGTCTGCCATCCTCTCGCTTTTCATTTGGTTTCTGTTAATCTAA